A window of the Cololabis saira isolate AMF1-May2022 chromosome 19, fColSai1.1, whole genome shotgun sequence genome harbors these coding sequences:
- the kcng3 gene encoding potassium voltage-gated channel subfamily G member 3 — MKFGKSICVLNVGGTRYAFTREVIRDFPLRRVSRLHACATEKEVLELCDDYDRDRNEFFFDRHAQAFVFIMLYVRSGKLRFVPGVCELSFYTEMLYWGLESVHLDSCCQKRLDDRMSDIGLDSVSEEGMIYSGEEPPSPDESVQRTALTGRAKWLEKMRVTFEEPNSSLAAQLLASVSVIFVVISMIMLCASTLPDWDTAKRKAVEEHRIVEAVCMGWFTAECIVRFLVARDKWDFIRHPLNVIDVIAITPYYVTMAMARAGMPGAGLGVAGVILRVLRMMRVFWLMKLARHFLGLQTLGMTLRRCYREMVMLMVFVFVAMAIYSALAQLLEHGLDLGTQNQDYASIPAAAWWVIISMTTVGYGDVYPVTVGGRVLGGMCVVSGIVLLALPITFIYHSFVQCYHELRLRSARCARILAAEMLR; from the exons ATGAAGTTCGGGAAGAGCATCTGCGTGCTGAACGTGGGGGGAACCCGGTACGCCTTCACCCGTGAGGTGATCCGGGATTTCCCTCTGCGGCGCGTCAGCCGCCTGCACGCTTGCGCCACGGAGAAAGAGGTCCTGGAGCTGTGCGACGACTACGACCGGGACCGGAACGAGTTCTTCTTCGACCGCCACGCACAGGCTTTTGTGTTCATCATGCTGTACGTGCGCTCCGGGAAACTCCGGTTCGTCCCCGGAGTGTGTGAGCTGTCCTTCTACACGGAGATGCTGTACTGGGGGCTGGAGAGCGTCCACCTGGACTCCTGCTGCCAGAAGCGCCTCGACGACAGGATGTCCGACATCGGACTGGACAGCGTGTCGGAAGAAGGCATGATATATTCGGGGGAAGAGCCCCCGAGCCCGGACGAGTCCGTCCAGAGGACTGCGCTCACCGGCCGCGCCAAATGGCTGGAGAAGATGCGCGTAACCTTTGAGGAGCCCAACTCTTCTCTCGCAGCGCAGCTTCTGGCTTCGGTGTCTGTGATTTTCGTGGTCATTTCGATGATAATGCTGTGTGCCAGCACGCTGCCGGATTGGGACACAGCTAAGAGAAAAGCAGTAGAGGAGCACAG GATAGTTGAGGCTGTGTGCATGGGCTGGTTTACAGCAGAGTGCATCGTGCGCTTCCTGGTGGCCAGAGACAAGTGGGACTTCATCCGCCATCCACTGAACGTCATCGATGTGATTGCCATCACCCCCTACTATGTCACTATGGCGATGGCCCGCGCGGGGATGCCGGGTGCCGGGCTCGGGGTGGCCGGGGTGATACTCCGAGTGCTGAGGATGATGCGAGTGTTCTGGCTCATGAAGCTGGCCAGACACTTCCTAGGCTTGCAGACTCTGGGGATGACGCTCAGGCGCTGCTACCGGGAGATGGTCATGCTGATGGTGTTTGTCTTCGTTGCCATGGCAATATACAGTGCTCTGGCACAGCTACTGGAGCATGGCTTGGACTTGGGCACGCAGAACCAGGATTACGCCAGCATCCCAGCCGCTGCCTGGTGGGTCATCATCTCCATGACGACGGTGGGGTACGGGGACGTGTACCCCGTGACTGTTGGGGGACGGGTGCTCGGGGGAATGTGCGTAGTGAGTGGCATCGTACTCCTGGCGCTGCCCATCACGTTCATCTACCACAGTTTTGTTCAGTGCTACCATGAACTGAGACTCCGGTCCGCCAGATGTGCGCGCATCCtggctgcagagatgctacgATGA